Proteins from a genomic interval of Crassostrea angulata isolate pt1a10 chromosome 7, ASM2561291v2, whole genome shotgun sequence:
- the LOC128191848 gene encoding transcription factor Sp5-like — translation MATALASPHPYHSPMQYPILNDQCLSGRRMEHMMTPNLSRPSDIVRPTPNHPMQMWPNLRSADIMPPLRTPLHPLQSMVTPNVYSNDQAQREAFNYELHQARLRQQEFLTSDRPFLRTPSTPVCPLPQFSPVSPSLPHHAVHKQLSPPPAAEAEVPWWSVQTVPDMKMRQAMMFGQQGIDFPFRSQYPLIAGMKPILTPTRRCRRCRCPNCQSAKSSDNPNKKKQHICHIAGCGKVYGKTSHLKAHLRWHSGERPFVCNWLFCGKSFTRSDELQRHLRTHTGEKRFACKECGKRFMRSDHLSKHIKTHDNKRPKEEVVSENDASNASDDEDEDIDVDGIDEFDDICENVDIDV, via the exons ATGGCTACGGCGCTTGCATCACCTCACCCTTACCATTCCCCAATGCAG tatcCCATTTTAAATGACCAGTGTCTATCTGGTCGGCGTATGGAACACATGATGACCCCAAACCTGTCCAGACCATCTGATATAGTGCGACCAACACCAAACCATCCAATGCAAATGTGGCCGAATCTTAGATCCGCCGATATAATGCCACCTCTCCGGACACCGTTACACCCTCTTCAGTCAATGGTGACCCCAAACGTTTATTCTAATGACCAGGCACAACGAGAGGCTTTTAATTATGAACTTCATCAAGCCCGTCTGCGGCAACAGGAATTCCTCACTAGTGACAGACCTTTTTTACGAACCCCATCCACCCCTGTGTGTCCCCTCCCCCAATTTTCTCCGGTATCCCCGTCCTTGCCCCACCACGCTGTCCACAAGCAATTGTCCCCACCCCCAGCTGCCGAGGCTGAAGTGCCGTGGTGGAGCGTGCAGACAGTTCCAGATATGAAAATGAGACAAGCTATGATGTTCGGCCAACAAGGGATTGACTTCCCTTTCCGATCTCAGTATCCATTAATAGCAGGGATGAAGCCTATTCTGACCCCGACCCGTCGCTGTCGAAGATGTAGATGTCCAAATTGTCAGTCAGCCAAAAGCAGCGACAACCCGAACAAAAAGAAGCAACACATTTGTCATATTGCCGGATGCGGCAAAGTGTACGGAAAAACATCTCACCTTAAGGCTCACTTGCGGTGGCATTCCGGAGAGAGACCGTTTGTGTGTAACTGGTTATTTTGTGGGAAAAGCTTCACAAGGTCGGATGAGCTACAAAGACATTTGCGAACCCACACCGGGGAAAAAAGATTCGCTTGCAAAGAGTGTGGGAAGCGGTTTATGAGAAGTGACCATTTGAGCAAACATATCAAGACGCATGACAATAAGCGTCCAAAGGAAGAAGTTGTGTCCGAGAATGACGCATCGAACGCGTCCGATGACGAGGATGAAGACATTGATGTGGATGGAATAGATGAGTTTGATGACATATGTGAAAATGTTGATATTGATGTATAA